Proteins encoded within one genomic window of Haladaptatus sp. QDMS2:
- a CDS encoding MBL fold metallo-hydrolase, which yields MISNLAQGVQAFTSNVFLVSGERTVLVDPGSGFDVVSKLEERTEHLDAIVLTHTHPDHVGNVSAVKNAFDVDVWGYDPDSPFVDHAIEDGETVQLGDDDYTALHTPGHKNDHLCFHSPTASVLFAGDLVFQNGSFGRTDLPEGDRELLIKSIERLIATLDSSLSVMHVGHGPSITSNPYDDIELSARMARMQ from the coding sequence ATGATATCGAACCTCGCCCAGGGCGTGCAGGCATTCACCAGCAACGTCTTTCTCGTGAGCGGTGAACGCACCGTCCTCGTAGACCCCGGCAGCGGTTTCGACGTCGTGAGCAAACTCGAAGAGCGCACCGAGCACTTAGACGCTATCGTCCTCACGCACACCCACCCCGACCACGTCGGCAACGTCTCCGCCGTCAAAAACGCCTTCGACGTGGACGTGTGGGGCTACGACCCCGACTCTCCGTTCGTCGACCACGCAATCGAAGACGGCGAGACGGTGCAACTCGGCGACGACGACTACACCGCACTCCACACGCCGGGCCACAAAAACGACCACCTCTGCTTTCACTCCCCCACGGCGAGCGTCCTGTTCGCGGGCGACCTCGTGTTCCAGAACGGGAGCTTCGGCCGGACGGACCTCCCGGAGGGCGACCGCGAACTGCTCATCAAATCCATCGAGCGACTCATCGCGACGCTCGACTCATCACTCTCGGTCATGCACGTCGGCCACGGCCCGAGCATCACGAGCAACCCTTACGACGATATCGAACTGAGCGCCCGCATGGCGCGAATGCAGTAG
- a CDS encoding cupin domain-containing protein has protein sequence MGYKKSTADDVDSLIPEEFGGMWMFRNSLETEAIGLSVMELEPGGKNKVHDHAGDGQEEVYCVVDGEVTVTVDNERVFLGENEALRVDPGDTRQVENTGEERARLVIAGAGRPPQ, from the coding sequence ATGGGCTACAAGAAATCGACCGCAGACGACGTGGATTCGCTCATTCCCGAAGAGTTCGGTGGGATGTGGATGTTCCGCAACTCGCTCGAAACCGAGGCGATTGGCCTCTCGGTGATGGAACTCGAACCCGGCGGGAAGAACAAGGTCCACGACCACGCGGGCGACGGCCAGGAGGAGGTTTACTGCGTCGTCGACGGCGAGGTGACGGTCACGGTCGACAACGAGCGCGTCTTCCTCGGCGAGAACGAAGCCCTTCGCGTCGATCCCGGGGACACGCGACAGGTCGAAAACACCGGCGAGGAACGCGCCCGCCTCGTCATCGCCGGAGCGGGCCGGCCGCCTCAATAG
- a CDS encoding DUF5827 family protein yields MPRDKDAFENIRPLDFRSPAEVLDDDKMYTVFEIARMLQGLEPDHDLDYDTEDVLLSWAIPWVMVNADELSFADPQSDEDPGFYGLR; encoded by the coding sequence ATGCCACGCGACAAAGACGCGTTCGAGAACATTCGACCGCTCGATTTCCGCTCGCCAGCCGAAGTGCTCGACGACGACAAGATGTACACCGTCTTCGAGATCGCGCGGATGCTCCAGGGCTTAGAACCGGACCACGACCTCGACTACGACACGGAGGACGTCCTCCTCTCGTGGGCGATTCCGTGGGTCATGGTGAACGCAGACGAACTGTCGTTCGCCGACCCACAATCCGACGAGGACCCCGGGTTCTACGGCCTGCGATGA
- a CDS encoding ATPase: MNLLVAGSDQVDAGKTTFSVGLLRYIDGTGFKPRAGNDHWFDHDDYLVAVSEGRLYGKDASRLAEASAADVTPEDINPVHRLWRPAPGGGAGLLGRQDREFVCDRAGDAMVVNAMAEVPGEVADLLADAIEISTVEELNEAMSRHHLPALEACAKRVAETERVVVESYADIARPLRGYEADAVAIVEPGRARIYDGARYAKACEVAGNSPREGQLEEVVSGVVELIEPRASVSLPALDSETRTDPDAVCEAYEVAYEALVAVALD; encoded by the coding sequence ATGAACCTGCTCGTCGCCGGCAGCGACCAGGTGGACGCGGGAAAGACCACCTTCTCGGTCGGCCTGCTTCGCTACATCGACGGCACCGGCTTCAAGCCACGCGCCGGCAACGACCACTGGTTCGACCACGACGACTACCTCGTGGCCGTCTCCGAAGGACGGTTGTACGGCAAGGACGCCAGCCGACTGGCCGAGGCGAGCGCCGCGGACGTAACGCCCGAGGACATCAACCCAGTCCATCGGCTGTGGCGACCGGCTCCGGGCGGGGGCGCAGGGCTGCTCGGCCGACAGGACCGCGAGTTCGTCTGCGACCGGGCCGGCGACGCGATGGTCGTGAACGCGATGGCCGAAGTTCCCGGCGAAGTGGCCGACCTGCTCGCAGACGCCATCGAAATCTCGACCGTCGAAGAACTGAACGAGGCGATGAGTCGCCATCACCTGCCCGCGCTCGAAGCCTGCGCGAAGCGCGTCGCAGAGACTGAGCGCGTCGTCGTCGAATCCTACGCTGACATCGCCAGACCGCTTCGGGGCTACGAGGCGGACGCGGTGGCCATCGTCGAACCCGGCAGAGCGCGCATTTACGACGGGGCGCGCTACGCGAAGGCCTGTGAAGTCGCGGGGAACAGCCCCCGTGAAGGACAGTTAGAAGAAGTCGTAAGCGGCGTCGTCGAACTCATCGAACCGCGGGCGAGCGTATCCTTGCCGGCGCTCGACTCGGAAACACGAACCGACCCGGACGCCGTGTGCGAGGCGTACGAAGTCGCCTACGAGGCGCTCGTTGCGGTGGCGCTCGACTGA